From the Bdellovibrio reynosensis genome, one window contains:
- a CDS encoding sugar ABC transporter permease has protein sequence MIKKMLAWFSILLFAIFSIYPVLYVLSVSLRGDNAFQSQSLEIITSTSTVKNFIDLFTATNFLLWLRNSLFISFVTTLLGVTFASTSAYALSRYRFRGRNLMLFSLLATQMFPPTMLILPFYIILSKMELIDSFWGLFIIYSSTALPFCVWQMKAYYDTIPKELEEAALLDGCSRWKTFYKIILPVSSPALVITALFSFLASWSEYVIAAVVLQDPQLYTLPLGLRSFQASLATQWGLYAAGALIVSVPVLVLFISISRYLVSGLTIGSVKG, from the coding sequence ATGATTAAAAAGATGCTTGCTTGGTTTAGCATTCTCTTATTTGCGATTTTCTCGATTTATCCGGTGCTGTATGTGTTGTCGGTGTCATTACGTGGCGACAACGCCTTTCAATCGCAATCTTTAGAGATCATCACATCAACTTCCACAGTTAAAAACTTCATCGACCTTTTCACGGCGACGAACTTTTTATTGTGGCTTAGAAATTCTCTTTTCATTTCTTTTGTCACAACGTTATTGGGTGTTACTTTCGCTTCAACCAGCGCTTATGCCCTGTCTCGCTATCGATTCCGCGGCAGAAATCTAATGTTGTTTTCATTGCTAGCAACTCAGATGTTCCCGCCAACAATGTTGATCCTGCCATTTTATATTATTCTTTCTAAAATGGAGTTGATCGATAGCTTCTGGGGCTTATTCATCATTTATTCTTCTACAGCCCTGCCTTTCTGCGTGTGGCAGATGAAGGCGTACTACGACACTATTCCTAAAGAACTTGAAGAAGCAGCCCTTCTTGACGGCTGCAGCCGTTGGAAGACTTTTTATAAAATCATTTTACCCGTTTCTTCACCGGCCTTGGTTATCACCGCGCTATTCAGTTTCCTTGCTAGTTGGAGTGAATACGTTATCGCGGCGGTAGTCTTACAGGATCCGCAACTTTACACATTGCCATTGGGACTTCGTTCTTTCCAAGCAAGTCTTGCGACCCAGTGGGGTCTTTATGCCGCTGGCGCCTTGATCGTCAGCGTTCCAGTTTTAGTTTTATTTATCAGTATCTCTCGTTACTTGGTCTCTGGTCTTACTATCGGCAGCGTGAAGGGTTAA
- a CDS encoding extracellular solute-binding protein: protein MKTFIFPLLFSALLFGSFSEAKPIRIQLWHQMIYGHRVVLSDALRAFEKENPDIYIQETYRETEELRSSYQAAAMGGSGPELVFGPSDQIGPFAAMNIIRPLDEVLEPEYFNQFDPLATPIYKDKHYMIGGAVGNHLMLIYNKKLLTNPPKNSDELIALGKQHTLDTNGDGSIDRYGLVFNYTEPFFFAPFIPAFGEPFMTTDGKPQLNTQALRKTFEFILELRDKHKIIPKECDYETANALFKQGKAAMLINGDWSWGDYKDAKMDFGIARIPMIVSTQKWPSPLVGTAGYSLNANIKNPEHLAAAIKVLKYLTSDKVQMMFTERVGVLPSNLKIRETEAVKTNPLLQISSNIMEVGTPMPVVPEVRGVWDSLRIQYQKLLAGTLTPDQAAEGAQKLAEEQISAMNEVVQPDFGSTVIKVLSLFLVIALIWFTRNSLMTFVKGFQGPQKFVYYMMLPAFIGIFAVIIYPFFYNIAISFSNFSLLTFQNWSIVGFQHYVAALGDAKFYSLLLKTVIWTVVNVFFHVSIGIFLAVIINQVLPAKAFWRTLFIIPWAVPQYITALTWRGMFNQEYGPINQFLQQFLHMSPVQWLSQPFTAFAACIVTNVWLGFPFMMIVALGGLQSIPHTLYEAAYLDKANAWQRFRHITLPLLMPVMVPAALLGCIWTFNNLNIVWLVSNGGEPGDQTHILVSYVYKAAFNLYRYGYAAAVSVLIFLILVGWSLISLANHFRKEMK, encoded by the coding sequence ATGAAGACATTTATTTTCCCGCTTCTTTTTTCTGCCCTGCTGTTTGGCTCTTTTTCTGAAGCCAAACCCATCCGTATCCAGTTATGGCATCAAATGATCTATGGACACCGGGTGGTGCTGTCTGATGCCCTAAGAGCTTTTGAAAAAGAAAATCCTGATATCTACATTCAGGAAACTTACCGTGAAACTGAAGAGCTTCGTTCAAGTTATCAAGCAGCAGCCATGGGCGGAAGCGGACCCGAATTAGTTTTTGGTCCCAGCGACCAAATCGGACCGTTCGCTGCAATGAATATCATCCGTCCATTGGATGAGGTTTTAGAACCAGAATATTTCAATCAGTTTGATCCACTAGCGACGCCGATTTACAAAGACAAGCATTACATGATCGGTGGTGCTGTCGGTAATCACTTGATGCTGATTTATAATAAAAAGCTTCTTACAAACCCGCCTAAGAATTCTGATGAATTGATCGCACTAGGAAAACAGCACACCTTAGATACGAATGGCGATGGCAGTATTGATCGTTATGGTTTGGTGTTTAACTATACTGAGCCTTTCTTCTTTGCCCCGTTTATCCCGGCCTTCGGTGAACCATTCATGACGACGGATGGAAAGCCCCAATTAAACACCCAAGCACTTCGCAAGACTTTTGAATTTATCCTAGAACTTCGCGACAAACATAAAATCATCCCAAAAGAGTGTGACTACGAAACAGCCAACGCTTTGTTCAAGCAGGGTAAAGCTGCGATGTTGATCAATGGTGACTGGTCTTGGGGTGACTATAAAGACGCGAAGATGGATTTCGGCATTGCCCGTATTCCAATGATCGTCAGTACGCAAAAATGGCCAAGTCCTTTGGTTGGAACAGCCGGGTATTCACTAAATGCCAATATTAAAAATCCCGAGCATTTGGCTGCAGCAATCAAAGTTCTTAAGTATTTAACTTCAGACAAAGTTCAAATGATGTTCACAGAGCGTGTAGGCGTTCTTCCATCGAATTTAAAAATCCGTGAAACTGAAGCCGTTAAAACAAATCCTTTATTGCAGATCTCTTCAAACATCATGGAAGTGGGAACTCCGATGCCGGTAGTACCTGAAGTGCGTGGCGTCTGGGATAGCTTGCGTATTCAGTACCAAAAACTTTTAGCTGGCACTTTGACTCCTGACCAAGCAGCGGAAGGCGCACAGAAACTTGCTGAAGAGCAAATCTCTGCGATGAATGAAGTTGTTCAGCCAGATTTTGGTTCTACTGTTATTAAGGTTTTAAGTCTGTTCTTGGTGATTGCTTTAATTTGGTTCACCCGCAATTCACTGATGACATTCGTTAAAGGTTTCCAGGGCCCACAAAAATTCGTGTACTACATGATGCTGCCGGCTTTCATCGGGATCTTCGCGGTTATCATCTACCCGTTCTTTTATAACATCGCGATTTCGTTTTCTAACTTCAGCCTTTTGACTTTCCAGAACTGGTCCATCGTTGGATTTCAGCACTATGTTGCTGCTTTGGGTGATGCTAAGTTTTATTCGCTATTATTAAAAACTGTAATTTGGACTGTGGTGAACGTGTTCTTCCACGTTAGCATCGGGATCTTCTTAGCGGTGATTATTAATCAAGTTCTTCCGGCGAAAGCGTTCTGGAGAACTTTATTTATTATCCCGTGGGCCGTTCCCCAATACATCACAGCCTTAACTTGGCGTGGAATGTTCAATCAGGAATACGGTCCGATTAATCAGTTCCTGCAGCAGTTCTTACATATGTCCCCGGTGCAGTGGTTAAGTCAGCCATTCACGGCGTTTGCGGCGTGTATCGTAACGAACGTGTGGTTAGGCTTCCCGTTTATGATGATTGTTGCTTTAGGTGGTTTACAGTCTATCCCGCACACTCTTTACGAAGCGGCGTACTTGGATAAAGCCAATGCTTGGCAGCGTTTCAGACATATTACTTTGCCTTTATTAATGCCGGTCATGGTTCCAGCAGCATTGCTTGGCTGTATTTGGACGTTTAATAATTTGAATATCGTATGGCTTGTCAGCAACGGTGGTGAACCGGGCGATCAAACTCACATCTTAGTGAGCTACGTGTATAAGGCTGCCTTCAACCTTTACCGTTATGGTTACGCGGCGGCTGTTTCTGTTCTAATTTTCCTAATCCTGGTTGGGTGGAGCTTAATTTCCTTAGCGAACCACTTTAGAAAGGAAATGAAATAA
- a CDS encoding alpha-1,6-glucosidase domain-containing protein: MAADARANWINSTQLKLKLPPGFYVSANTQFFFMETATPLNSATSVSLPLLAVENSHAVLSTGHLSKNEIDELIRRPLKVVISNNNRTILDTTSVQYSGLLDDLYFYNAGDLGGQCGLKQCSIKLWAPTAQSVKIHLFKNRTTNAAEAEVLASSRNELGVWELNLPASYENYFYLFEVTVFQPLLDRFETTLVTDPYSLSLALDGEKSQLVNLNSAKTTPPSWSSLQKPRLNSLNDSVIYEMHIRDFSAIEENIPETYRGTYLAFTQHNSSGVKHLKELANAGLTHLHLLPFNDFGSVKEKKSEWENYDGPSSNLQEPQSVIGGMRKTDPFNWGYDPVHFLTPEGSYAVDGDGANRIREVRQMVQAINGLGLRVVQDVVFNHTYEQQLEPYSVFDKIVPLYYYRLDDEGKVHKSSCCNDTASENRMMEKLMIDAVLYWARTYKIDGFRFDLMSFHSKATMERIRQAVRSLTIAQDGVDGSKILLYGEGWTFGSFNEKYPRDSMTLENSYGTDYGFFNDRLRDAVRGGTTNSHEKSDQGFATGLFFDFNFDPANRNSPVEPDHQRGKLLHYGDVIKVGLAGNLRDYRFREHLGTVIRAGDLRFRNSPVAFAKNTVETINYVSAHDGYGLWDAVQAKAPHGTRYRTPNTANSEERRRIHQLALSFPLLGQGIPFVESGTELLRSKNGDQDSYDSGDFFNRIDWTGTTNFWGEGLPPAWKNLNDWGFWQPRLQNPEMKVTSEQIAKTNAYFKALLRLRCSSDLFKLNSTADVTRTLQFIDNDHQAEPGLIAMLLQNNSETLLVFFNASREARNFTHPVLENTWKLHPLFDEKIDSVLSQVVLKPEMKSVQIPGRTTLVLQLQAHIRNR; this comes from the coding sequence ATGGCTGCAGATGCTCGAGCAAATTGGATTAATTCGACTCAGTTGAAGTTGAAACTACCTCCTGGATTTTACGTTAGCGCCAATACTCAATTCTTCTTTATGGAAACGGCGACGCCGCTAAACAGTGCGACTTCGGTAAGTTTACCATTGCTTGCAGTTGAAAATTCCCACGCAGTTTTAAGTACTGGACACCTTTCGAAAAACGAAATCGATGAACTTATTCGTCGTCCTTTAAAGGTCGTTATTTCTAATAACAATCGCACGATACTAGATACAACCTCTGTGCAGTACTCAGGCTTGTTGGATGATTTATATTTTTATAACGCCGGCGATTTAGGCGGCCAGTGCGGGCTTAAACAATGCTCGATCAAACTGTGGGCACCAACAGCTCAGTCCGTAAAAATTCATTTATTCAAAAATAGAACGACGAATGCTGCTGAAGCTGAAGTGCTAGCTTCTTCACGCAATGAATTAGGTGTTTGGGAATTAAATTTACCTGCTTCCTATGAAAACTATTTTTATCTGTTTGAAGTTACAGTTTTCCAACCGCTTTTAGATCGTTTTGAAACTACGCTGGTGACTGATCCTTACAGTCTAAGCTTGGCATTAGATGGTGAAAAATCCCAACTAGTGAACTTAAATTCTGCAAAGACAACTCCACCTTCATGGAGCAGTTTACAAAAGCCACGTCTAAATTCTTTAAATGATTCTGTGATCTACGAAATGCATATTCGTGATTTCAGCGCTATTGAGGAAAATATCCCAGAAACGTACCGCGGAACTTATTTGGCGTTCACTCAGCATAATTCTTCAGGCGTAAAACACCTAAAAGAGTTAGCGAATGCTGGACTAACTCACCTGCACCTTTTGCCTTTCAATGACTTCGGTAGCGTCAAAGAAAAAAAGTCTGAATGGGAAAATTACGACGGACCAAGTTCAAATCTGCAAGAACCGCAAAGCGTGATTGGCGGTATGAGAAAAACAGATCCCTTTAACTGGGGATATGATCCTGTTCACTTCTTAACTCCTGAAGGCAGCTACGCTGTTGATGGCGATGGCGCGAACCGCATTCGCGAAGTGCGCCAAATGGTGCAAGCGATTAACGGCTTAGGTTTACGAGTTGTTCAAGACGTGGTCTTTAATCACACCTATGAACAACAGCTAGAACCTTATTCTGTGTTTGATAAGATAGTTCCGCTTTACTACTACCGCCTTGATGATGAAGGCAAAGTTCACAAAAGCTCTTGCTGTAACGACACTGCCAGCGAAAATCGGATGATGGAAAAACTGATGATAGATGCGGTTCTGTACTGGGCAAGAACTTACAAGATCGATGGCTTCCGCTTTGATTTGATGTCTTTCCATTCAAAAGCCACTATGGAGCGCATTCGTCAGGCCGTAAGATCATTGACGATAGCTCAAGATGGCGTTGATGGTTCAAAAATTCTTCTTTACGGAGAAGGTTGGACCTTCGGTTCCTTTAACGAGAAATATCCCCGCGATTCAATGACCCTAGAAAATTCCTATGGCACAGACTATGGTTTTTTCAATGATCGTTTAAGAGATGCGGTTCGTGGTGGGACTACTAATTCCCATGAAAAATCAGATCAAGGTTTTGCGACGGGATTGTTCTTTGATTTCAATTTCGATCCAGCCAATCGCAACTCCCCTGTCGAACCTGACCATCAGCGCGGCAAACTTTTGCACTATGGTGATGTGATCAAGGTGGGCCTTGCAGGTAACTTGCGCGATTACCGATTCCGCGAACACCTAGGCACCGTTATCAGAGCTGGGGATCTTCGCTTCCGTAACAGCCCTGTGGCCTTTGCTAAAAACACGGTTGAAACCATCAATTATGTTTCTGCCCATGATGGTTACGGTTTGTGGGATGCGGTTCAAGCAAAAGCTCCCCACGGAACCAGATATCGCACACCAAATACAGCTAACAGTGAAGAGCGCCGTCGAATTCACCAATTAGCTTTATCATTCCCTTTATTAGGACAAGGAATTCCGTTTGTTGAATCAGGCACGGAATTATTGCGTTCCAAAAACGGCGATCAAGACAGTTACGATTCAGGGGATTTCTTTAATCGCATCGACTGGACAGGCACTACCAATTTCTGGGGCGAGGGACTTCCTCCAGCTTGGAAGAATTTAAATGACTGGGGATTCTGGCAACCGCGTTTGCAAAATCCTGAAATGAAAGTCACTTCAGAACAAATTGCAAAAACCAATGCGTACTTTAAAGCGTTATTACGCCTTCGTTGCAGCAGTGATTTATTTAAATTAAACTCTACAGCGGATGTAACAAGAACTTTGCAATTCATAGATAACGACCATCAAGCAGAGCCCGGTCTTATCGCTATGCTTTTACAAAACAACTCTGAAACTTTGCTGGTGTTCTTTAATGCTTCCCGTGAAGCACGTAATTTCACTCACCCTGTACTTGAAAACACTTGGAAGCTTCACCCGTTGTTTGATGAAAAAATCGATTCCGTTCTTTCCCAGGTCGTACTTAAACCTGAAATGAAAAGCGTACAGATTCCTGGTCGCACCACTTTAGTCCTTCAACTTCAAGCTCACATTCGGAACCGCTGA
- a CDS encoding carbohydrate porin, giving the protein MKSLKWFVISLLWVSTSFAIEPEFIGYLRGGTGINLEGGKNNCFYNQGIPGNFMRLGNECEFYTELGITFPHKKADEQDTSYFKTHFRLVAKSPGVRQWESATNSIAQQLEAFITVGGLNEIPGEIWIGKRFYRDADSHIMDWFYYADMSGVGAGIDNLSVGTGKLAVAHLIQGNDDPAITTDNGTPVNQFLDIRYKSVPVMEDQNINFWAVYGFGQESTDGATEYADRSGFVLATRLNGPLYTGNNNFAVLYGTGLMRDFNIYGSSTLPVAQDHLNDAWTVRVVDDWVRDVTDKWAVMFTAAIEHSDSGADTNSIRQMQIIGVRPTYYVTDRFQMVFDAGFSRVNDESEGAAFENRDLSRFTIAPQISFKKSVWGRPVMRFYVAHSTWSESNKSKVAVGPAAAFADKTSGTNVGYQFETWF; this is encoded by the coding sequence ATGAAAAGTTTGAAGTGGTTTGTTATTTCTTTACTGTGGGTTTCGACCAGTTTCGCTATCGAGCCGGAATTTATTGGTTATCTACGTGGTGGAACAGGAATCAACCTTGAGGGCGGTAAAAATAACTGCTTCTACAACCAAGGAATCCCGGGTAATTTCATGCGTTTAGGTAACGAGTGCGAATTCTATACAGAGCTTGGAATCACGTTTCCTCATAAAAAAGCTGATGAACAAGATACAAGCTATTTTAAGACGCACTTCCGCCTGGTTGCAAAGTCCCCAGGGGTACGTCAATGGGAGTCTGCGACAAATTCGATCGCTCAGCAGCTTGAAGCCTTTATTACCGTTGGTGGCCTAAATGAAATCCCTGGTGAAATCTGGATTGGTAAACGTTTTTACCGTGACGCTGATTCGCACATTATGGATTGGTTCTACTATGCTGACATGAGTGGTGTTGGTGCAGGTATCGATAATCTTTCAGTTGGTACTGGTAAACTTGCAGTAGCTCATCTTATTCAAGGTAATGATGATCCGGCTATTACTACTGACAACGGAACTCCGGTAAATCAGTTTTTAGACATTCGTTATAAGTCGGTACCAGTGATGGAAGATCAAAACATCAACTTCTGGGCCGTATACGGTTTCGGTCAAGAAAGCACTGATGGTGCAACTGAGTACGCTGATCGCAGTGGTTTTGTTTTAGCGACAAGATTAAATGGTCCGCTTTACACTGGTAACAACAACTTCGCAGTTCTTTACGGCACAGGCTTGATGCGTGATTTTAATATCTATGGATCGTCAACATTGCCAGTGGCACAAGATCACTTGAATGACGCTTGGACTGTGCGTGTAGTGGATGACTGGGTTCGCGATGTGACTGACAAATGGGCCGTTATGTTCACAGCAGCGATCGAACATTCTGACAGCGGTGCAGACACTAATAGTATCCGCCAAATGCAAATCATTGGTGTTCGTCCAACGTATTATGTGACTGATCGTTTCCAAATGGTTTTTGATGCGGGATTCTCTCGCGTCAATGACGAATCTGAAGGTGCAGCTTTTGAAAATCGCGATCTTTCTCGCTTTACAATTGCTCCGCAAATTTCATTCAAGAAATCAGTATGGGGTCGTCCAGTGATGAGATTCTATGTGGCTCATTCAACTTGGTCTGAATCCAATAAATCAAAAGTTGCGGTGGGGCCTGCAGCAGCTTTTGCTGATAAAACTTCCGGCACAAACGTCGGCTACCAGTTTGAAACTTGGTTTTAA
- a CDS encoding asparaginase domain-containing protein produces the protein MSTPIKDVIIITTGGTIEKTYNEFDGSLENRGTSIKNRILSKMRLPYTNIMVYPLLSKDSLYMTDGDRSLIAATVKDQMQRGSPIVVLHGTDTMHVSAEYCFKEMGTPKVPVVFTGAMIPMGFDDSDATQNVTEALLAAKLLNPGFYISFHNQVFSLPNVRKNKEKGTFESF, from the coding sequence ATGAGCACACCAATTAAAGACGTAATTATCATCACTACCGGTGGGACCATTGAAAAAACATATAATGAATTCGATGGCTCTTTGGAAAACCGCGGAACCAGTATTAAAAATCGCATTCTTTCAAAAATGCGACTGCCTTATACCAACATCATGGTCTACCCGCTATTAAGCAAAGATTCATTGTACATGACTGACGGTGATCGCAGTTTGATTGCAGCTACCGTTAAAGATCAAATGCAAAGAGGCAGTCCTATCGTTGTCCTGCATGGTACAGACACCATGCACGTTTCTGCAGAATACTGTTTTAAAGAAATGGGAACACCGAAAGTTCCGGTGGTTTTTACGGGAGCTATGATTCCGATGGGATTTGATGACAGTGATGCTACTCAAAATGTAACAGAGGCGTTACTGGCAGCAAAACTTTTGAATCCAGGATTTTATATTTCATTCCACAACCAGGTATTCTCGTTACCGAATGTTAGAAAGAATAAGGAAAAAGGAACTTTCGAAAGCTTCTAG
- a CDS encoding VOC family protein, with protein MDARLSLITLGVNSISLSREFYEKGLGWNVSSASNENVVFLKTRGAVISLFGKQELAKDAQVDGQGSGFRDFALAHNVRTKEEVAEVLNQAEIAGGRIIKPAQDVFWGGHSGYFEDPDGFLWEIAWNPHFPLDENGNVQLP; from the coding sequence ATGGATGCTCGTTTAAGTTTAATAACTTTGGGAGTGAACAGTATCAGTCTTTCCCGAGAGTTTTACGAAAAAGGCCTGGGATGGAATGTATCTTCGGCAAGCAACGAAAACGTTGTTTTTCTTAAAACACGAGGCGCAGTGATTTCTTTATTTGGAAAACAGGAATTAGCCAAAGATGCCCAAGTTGATGGCCAAGGTAGCGGTTTTCGAGATTTTGCTTTAGCTCACAATGTTCGCACTAAAGAAGAAGTCGCCGAAGTTCTGAACCAAGCTGAAATAGCGGGGGGGCGAATTATTAAACCGGCCCAGGATGTTTTCTGGGGCGGGCACAGCGGCTACTTTGAAGATCCCGACGGATTTTTATGGGAAATAGCATGGAATCCACACTTTCCCTTGGATGAAAACGGCAACGTTCAACTACCTTAA
- a CDS encoding VOC family protein, translated as MATVKPVPIPEAPLAPYLCVRNAAQAIEFYQKAFGAKVIFRMDDPSGSGKIGHAELKIENAHIYLCDEFPEMDTRGPESIGGSPVMLHLYVKDVDAFTERAVKAGITVDRRVENQIYGDRGGKFIDPFGHIWWIASHKEDVSAEEVTRRAKKMMAQQQQQDQQ; from the coding sequence ATGGCTACTGTTAAACCAGTTCCTATTCCTGAAGCTCCGCTGGCTCCTTATCTTTGCGTTCGCAATGCGGCCCAGGCTATCGAGTTTTATCAAAAAGCATTTGGTGCAAAGGTGATTTTTCGCATGGATGACCCGTCCGGTTCGGGAAAGATAGGGCACGCTGAACTAAAAATTGAAAATGCGCATATTTATTTGTGCGATGAATTTCCAGAAATGGATACGCGGGGCCCAGAATCCATCGGCGGTTCACCGGTGATGCTTCATCTTTACGTTAAAGATGTAGATGCTTTTACTGAAAGAGCGGTGAAAGCCGGAATCACTGTGGATAGAAGAGTGGAAAATCAAATTTACGGCGATCGCGGCGGAAAGTTTATAGATCCCTTTGGGCATATTTGGTGGATTGCTTCCCACAAAGAAGATGTTTCTGCTGAAGAAGTCACACGGCGCGCGAAAAAAATGATGGCGCAACAACAGCAACAAGATCAGCAGTAA
- a CDS encoding GreA/GreB family elongation factor — MDKKKLVEALCTQLEADLTVLKDAAIATYEAATSEESKPENEYDTRGLEASYLAGAQAKRVGEVEEIIYFLKHVNVRDFGPKDKINSTALVEVDSDGKKNTFFILGKGGGISIKFEGRTIQIITPNSPLGEALLDQTQEGVAVVETGDNFREYEILKVW, encoded by the coding sequence TTGGATAAAAAGAAGCTTGTTGAAGCTTTATGCACACAATTAGAAGCCGATTTAACAGTATTAAAAGATGCTGCTATTGCCACTTATGAAGCGGCTACAAGTGAAGAAAGCAAACCTGAAAATGAATACGATACCCGTGGCCTTGAAGCTTCTTACTTAGCCGGGGCACAAGCAAAACGTGTCGGAGAGGTCGAAGAAATTATATACTTTCTGAAGCACGTGAACGTCAGGGACTTCGGACCTAAAGACAAAATCAATTCCACAGCTTTAGTAGAAGTTGATTCTGATGGTAAGAAGAACACCTTTTTTATTTTAGGAAAAGGTGGCGGCATCAGTATTAAATTTGAGGGTCGCACAATTCAAATCATCACGCCAAATAGCCCTTTAGGCGAAGCACTTTTGGATCAAACACAAGAAGGTGTCGCCGTTGTTGAAACAGGCGACAACTTCCGCGAATACGAAATCCTGAAAGTTTGGTAA
- a CDS encoding DUF924 family protein yields MDPQKILDFWFEEIDPSLWFTKDEQFDAHIRKRFTETYHYVVEGHSIEWRKTAKGRLAEIIVLDQFSRNMFRDDKRAFAMDDLALHLAKEAVRNGDDRKLNATQKAFLYMPFMHSEAKEAHEEALHLFSQPGLEYNLKFERAHKAIIDRFGRYPHRNKILNRTSSAEEIEFLKQPGSSF; encoded by the coding sequence ATGGATCCACAGAAAATATTAGATTTTTGGTTTGAAGAAATTGATCCAAGCTTGTGGTTCACAAAAGATGAACAGTTCGATGCGCACATCCGTAAACGTTTTACCGAAACGTACCACTATGTGGTAGAAGGCCATTCTATAGAATGGCGCAAAACTGCGAAAGGACGTTTGGCTGAAATCATCGTTTTAGATCAATTTTCAAGAAATATGTTCCGCGATGATAAAAGAGCTTTTGCCATGGATGATCTTGCCCTGCACTTGGCAAAAGAAGCCGTAAGAAATGGTGATGATCGCAAGCTTAATGCAACCCAAAAAGCTTTCTTGTATATGCCATTCATGCACAGTGAGGCTAAAGAGGCCCATGAAGAGGCACTGCATTTATTTTCCCAACCTGGATTAGAATACAATCTAAAGTTCGAAAGAGCACATAAGGCTATCATTGACCGTTTTGGTCGCTATCCCCACCGAAATAAGATTTTAAATCGCACTTCATCTGCAGAGGAAATTGAATTTTTAAAACAGCCTGGCAGCTCTTTTTAA
- a CDS encoding Hsp20/alpha crystallin family protein, with protein sequence MRHLTPWSERRLSTGDFFSEMERMFEDFTRNSDFPVSSGFNPVTDVEEEEGHYLMTIDLPGMKKDDIKIDVKNNVLTISGERKRETNVTEGKKGQRFERSYGSFTRSFTLPSTVNADDIEARYEDGVLSLFLPKTPETQARKIEIESKAGGFFDKLLHSKKDEVDVKTDTSRSH encoded by the coding sequence ATGAGACATCTAACACCATGGTCGGAAAGACGCTTGTCTACAGGCGACTTCTTTTCTGAAATGGAGCGAATGTTTGAAGACTTCACTCGCAATTCAGACTTCCCAGTTAGTTCCGGCTTCAATCCGGTAACAGATGTCGAAGAAGAAGAAGGCCATTATTTAATGACAATCGATCTTCCCGGTATGAAAAAAGACGACATTAAGATCGATGTTAAGAATAATGTACTTACTATTTCTGGTGAACGTAAACGTGAAACCAATGTAACTGAAGGTAAAAAAGGTCAACGTTTTGAAAGAAGTTATGGCTCCTTCACAAGAAGCTTCACTTTACCTTCAACAGTAAATGCTGATGACATCGAGGCTCGCTATGAGGATGGAGTTCTTTCGCTTTTCTTGCCAAAAACTCCAGAAACTCAAGCGCGTAAAATTGAAATCGAGTCAAAAGCTGGTGGATTCTTTGATAAACTTCTTCATTCCAAAAAGGATGAAGTTGACGTAAAAACGGATACTTCAAGAAGCCACTAA